The DNA window GTCATAGGCGTGCTCATCGGTGTGTCGCAGTTGAGCGGGGGCGATGCTGGTGAGCAGGGCTAGAGTACTCGCGTCCCGCCTGGCGGCGCTCGTCGGGGTCGCGCTCGTCGCGACCATCGCGTGCGGCACGCCGGCGCTCGCCTACACGCAGCGCGAGCAGATAGTGTCATCCGGCCATGGGCGCATCTCGCCCAGCTACCTGGTCATCCATGACACGGACAACCCGGGCGCGAGCGCCTGGAACCACGTCTGCTACTGGCGCGACAACAACGTGCCCATGGCACACTACGTCATGAGCACGGACGGCCACACCGTCTACCACACGCAGCGCGACGACACGCTCGCCTGGCAGGTCGGCTACGGCAACCGCTACTGCGTCGGCATCGAGCTGTGCTACGCGACGAGCCGCGCGGACTTCCTGTCGCAGTGGGACGAGGCGGCGCAGTGGGCCGCCGACTACCTCAACTCGCGGGGGTGGGGCATCGACCGCATGATCTCGCACAGCGAGGCGTCGTCCCGCTGGGGAGGCTCCGACCACACGGACCCGGTGCCGTACTTCCGGCGCTACGGCCGCACGTGGGCCGAGTTCAAGGCCGACGTCGCGTCCAGGATGCGCGGGGGCGGCTCGACCGTCTCGGCGGACGCGGGGCTGGGCGACACGTCCTGGACGGGGCCGCGCATGGTCGCCGCCTGGCAGAGCCAGCTGGGCACGCCGAGCGACGGCGAGATCAGCGGCCAGGCGCCGTACAACGCCAACTCCGTGCAGTGGGCCATCACGGTCAGCCCGGCCACCCGCGGCGGCCGCGGCTCGCAGATGGTCGTCGCCCTGCAGCGCTTCCTCGTCCGCAGGGGCTACGGCGTGGGCGCCTCGGGCGCGGACGGGCACATGGGACGCGACACCGTGCGGGCGCTCCAGCGCTTCCTCAACGACGAGGTCGGCGCGGGCCTGGACGTGGACGGCTGGTACGGCCACGCCACGTCGCGGGCCGTCGGCACGGCGCTCCAGAGGGGCCTGTTCGGCCGCTAGGGATTGTTGAAAACTCGGATTTTGCCCCATTTCGTCCCAGACAGACGCGGACACAAGAAGAGGCCAGCGAGCGAACGTGCCCGCTGGCCTCGTGCTTTGCTGGTGCGCCCTGAGCGATTCGAACGCTCGACCGTCGGATTAGAAGTCCGGTGCTCTATCCAGCTGAGCTAAGGGCGCGAATGCGACGGCGTGCGCCGCGATGCCCATCCATTCTAGACCAAACGCCGCGGATTCATCCACCGTGCCCGTCTCAGAAGCCCGACCTAAACTTTTTCGAAATTTGTGCTTGCAACGGCCTTGGTTGCTGTGCATAATAGACGAGCTGCTTAAAGGCGTGGCCAAATGGTGGGTGTAGCTCAGTTGGCAGAGCGACGGACCGTGGCTCCGTAGGTCGAGGGTTCGAGCCCCTTCACCCACCCCATCATGCCTTCAGGTGACATGGTTCGTTAGCTCAGCTGGTAGAGCAGGGGACTCTTAATCCCAAGGTCCAGGGTTCGAACCCCTGACGAACCACCATTGATTTTTCCGCCAAGTAGAGTATTCTACTTGGAGACATACAGATGGTCCGTTAGCTCAGCTGGTAGAGCAGGGGACTCTTAATCCCAAGGTCCAGGGTTCGAACCCCTGACGGACCACCATCTAAAGCGCAGGCCCCGGGTGAAAGTCCGGGGCCTTTTGCTGTCGCGAGACGCCCAATCAGAAGCGACAGCGCCACCATTCCACCGCTTGACTATGGATTCATAGCCATCTATCGAGAAAACGCTTGCTTTTTTCAGAGAATGCGAGATTGATTCGCGATTCCTCTCGTTACACGGTTAAAATCAGTGACGTTGTCAAAGTGCGGCCGCGAAAGCAGGCCGAGATGAGGGGGAGTTCGCATGGCTATCCTTGATTCGTCCCACGTGATCCTAGACTGCACCGCCACCTCGCGTGACGAGGTTCTCGAGCTCGCTGCCAACAAGGCCGTCGAGCTTGGCGCCGGCTCCGACGCCGCCACCCTCCTCGGGGGCCTCAAGGCTCGCGAGGCCGAGGGCTCCACGGGCATGATGAGCGGCTTCGCCATCCCGCACTGTAAGAGCGCCTCCGTGTCCGAGCCCTGCATCGTCGTGCTGCGCTTCGCCGAGCCCGTCGAGTGGCAGACGATGGACAAGGCCCCGGTCGACTGCGCCATCGCGCTGTTCATTCCCGACGGGGAGCTGGGCACCGAGCACCTCCGCATCCTGTCGAAGATCGCGGCCTCGCTCATGCACGAGGACTTCTGCCACGCCATCAAGGGCGCCGCGGACGAGGGTGCCGTCGTCGCCGCCATCAACGCGGGCCTCGATAACTAGCAGAAATGAGCGATTCCGCAGCGTATGCCCACGGAATCGAGGTCAACTTTTTACCTGAGCGGCTCCCCAACATCACGGTGGGGAGCCGTTTCTGTGGCATACTGAAGTCTGGATAATTTCGTGTGGAAGGGGCGATCTCTTGATCTACACCGTTACCTTTAACCCCGCTGTCGACTACGTCATGCACCCGCTCACGCTCGACATGGGCTTCACGAACCGCTCCTCGAGCGAGGAGGTCCGCTGCGGCGGCAACGGCATCAACGTCTCGAGCATCCTGAACGAGCTCAACGTGGACACGATCTGCCTCGGCATCATCGCTGGCTTCACGGGCGACTACATCCTCGACACGCTGCAGTCCGCCGGCGTCACGTGCAACTTCGTGCGCCTGGACAAGGGCTTCACGCGCATCAACGTCAAGCTCAACGGCATCGTGATGACGATCATCAACGGCATGGGCCCCAAGATCCCCAACGACAAGGTCGACGAGCTGTTCGGCCGCCTGGACCGCATCAAGGCCGGCGACACGCTCGTGCTCACGGGCTCCATCCCCAAGTGCCTGCCCGATGACATGTACCAGATCATCATGACGCGCCTGGCCGGCCGCGGCATCCGCTTCGTCGTCGACGCCCCGGGCTCGCTGCTGCTCCAGTCGCTCGAGTCCGAGCCGTTCATGATCAAGCCCAACAACCACGAGCTGGGCAAGCTGTTCGACGTCAACCCCGAGACGCCCGAGGAGTGCATGCCCTACGCGCGCATGCTCCACGAGCGCGGCGCCCAGAACGTCGTCGTCTCCTGCGGTGGCGAGGGCTCTGCCCTCGTTGCGGCCGACGGCAACGAGTACGTCACCAAGTGCCCACCGTGCCACCTCGTGAACGCCACCGGCGCCGGTGACTCCATGGTCGCCGGCTTCCTCGCGAGCCTCGACCGCGGCATGTCCTACCAGGACGCGCTCAACTTCGCCTCCGCGTGCGGCTCCGCCACTGCGGCAAGCAAGGGTCTCGCCAAGCGCGCCACCATCGACAAGTTCTACTCGTCGCTGCAGGGCGTCATGGCCGAGTTCGAGGCCGAGAAGGCAAAGGCCGCCAAGGCCTCCGAGGGCGCCGCAAAGTAAGGGACGTGACAAATACCCGCCGAACTGTGTATGCAGACGCGTTCGGCGGGTATTGTTATGTCAGTAACGCGCCACTCTGCTAGACTTCACGTCAGGTAATTTCAGTGGCTCGCGGGTGCGGGGGCATCTCGAGCGCGCGAACCACTGTGATTTGCGAAGGGGCTCGGTAAGAGCCAAAGAGAACAAGGAGTTCACCATGGTTTCCGAGAAGGTCACGCTCATCAACCCGCAGGGTCTGCACATGCGTCCGGCTGGCACGTTTGCCTCCGCCATGGGCAAGTTCGCCTCCACCGTCACCGTCGTCGCTGACGGCAAGGAGACCAACGGCAAGTCGCCGATGGCCCTCATGGCCGCTGGCCTTTCCTGCGGCACCGAGATTGAGATCAAGTGTGACGGTGCCGACGAGGCCGACGCCCTCGCCGCTGCCGTCGAGCTCGTCAAGAGCGGCATCGGCGAGTAGGCTCGCCCGCGGGCCGCATGGCCCATGCCACATATGACGCGCGAGGAGGGGCACGGCGCTTGCGCTGGCCCCTCCTTCTATGAACGCAACCATTCGGGGGGATTACATGTACAAGGGTGTCAACGCATCTGAGGGCATCGGCATCGGCAACGTCATGGTCGCCGTCGAGCCCGACCTGTCCTTTGAGCCGCATGAGGTCGCCGACGCCGCTGCCGAGAAGCAGCGCTACGCCGACGCACTCGCCGTCTTCTGCGAGAAGACCCAGGCCCAGGCCGACCACATGAAGGAGACCGTGGGCGAGGCCGAGGCAGAGATCATGAGCGGCCACATCATGCTCGCTCAGGATCCCGGCATGACCGACTCCATCAACCAGGCCATCGACGGCGGCACCTGCGCCGAGCAGGCTCTCGTGGACACCTCGACCATGTTCGAGAACATGTTCCTGGCCATGGACGACGAGATGTTCCGCCTGCGCGCGGCCGACATCGCCGACATCCGCACCGGCATCCTCGCCGAGCTCCTCGGCAAGGAGGTCGTCGACCTCTCCGTGCTCCCCGAGAACACGATCGTCGTCGTGCACGACCTCACCCCGTCCATGACCGCCACCATCGACAAGCCGCACGTGGCCGGCATCGTCACCGAGACCGGCGGCCGCACCTCTCACTCCGCGATCATCGCCCGCGCTCTGGAGATCCCGGCCGTCCTGTCCGTTGCCAACAGCTGCTCCGCGCTGCGCAACGGCATGCGCGCCATCGTCGACGGCACCGAGGGCGTCGTCATCGCCGACCCCGAGGCCGAGGTTCTCGACAAGTACACCAAGGCCGCCGAGACCTTCGCCGCCGAGAAGGCCGCCCTCGAGTCCTTCCGTGGCCAGAAGACCGTGACGGCCGACGGCATCGAGAAGATCCTCGCCTGCAACATCGGCTCGCCCGACGACGTCGCCAACGCACTCGACCACGACTGCGAGGCCATCGGCCTGTTCCGCTCCGAGTTCCTCTTCATGGACTCCGCCGAGCTGCCCTCCGAGGACGAGCAGTTCGAGGCCTACCGCAAGGTTGCCTCCGCGCTCAAGGGCGCCCCGGTCATCATCCGCACGCTCGACGTGGGCGGCGACAAGGAGATCCCCTATCTGCACATGCAGAAGGAGGACAACCCCTTCATGGGCTTCCGCGCCGTGCGCTACTGCCTTGCCAATCCCGACCAGTACAAGGTTCAGCTCCGCGCCCTGCTGCGCGCCTCCGCCTTCGGTGACGTCAAGATCATGATCCCGCTCGTCACCTGCGTCGAGGAGGTCCGTGCCGTCAAGGCGCTCGTCGAGGAGTGCAAGCGTGAGCTCACCGACGAGGGTCGCAAGTTCAACGAGAACATCGAGGTCGGCATCATGGTCGAGACGCCTGCCGCCTCCCTCATCGCCGACAAGCTCGCCGAGGTCGCCGACTTCTTCTCCATCGGCACGAACGACCTCATCGGCTACACGATGTGCGCCGACCGTGGCAACGACACGATCTCCAACCTCTACCAGGTCTACTACCCGTCCGTCCTGCGCTCGCTCAAGAACATCATCGAGAGCGGCTCCAAGGCCGGCATCATGGTGGGCATGTGCGGCGAGGCTGCCGCCGACCCGCTGCTCGAGCCGCTGCTGATCTCCTGGGGCCTGGAGGAGTTCTCCATGTCCGCCCCGAGCATCCTGCGCGCCCGCAAGACCATCTCCCAGTGGAGCAAGGCCGAGTGTGACGCGCTGGCCGAGAAGGTCCTCGCGCTCGACACTGCCGAGGAGGTCAAGGCCGCGCTCGAGGCTGCCCAGAAGTAGCCACACTGTCGCAAGACAGCGCGTCCCATAGCGTTTTGCAGGGTCCCGGGCCACGCGGCTCGGGACCCTTTTCGTGCCGTGGTGTCCGTTAAACGGTTGATAGACATATCCGAGCGGTATGTCTGTCCTCATAAGCTGGAAAGCACTCCCTCGTTTGTGTAAACTACCGCTGATTTGCAGTCTGGGTTCTCGTGTATGAAAAGTGAGCTGCGCGCGTGCCCCGGAGATTTCAAAGAAGGTGGCATCGCTAACTAGAGATATGCAGACGACGCCATAGGCGGCTAACGACCGGCCTGCGCCTTGGCATATGCATGCGATGACCAACCATTCCCTCTCCAGCTTGGAAAAAGGCGGGGGGGGGGGGATCATTGAAACAACCAAACCTAACAGAAGATATGTGCTCCTCTTTACTGGAAGTGGGGCCCTTTGTCTCGTGGCGCGCGCGGGGCGTCTCGGTCAAGATTTACAAGAACAAGGACGCAAACGGCAACTACGCCGACGAGCTTGACCCGGACGAGGCGGTCAGTTCCTCCCAGGAGCTGTGCAGCGTCATCACTGTAGATTTCACGAGCGGCGAGAAGCCCACGGTGGACTCCCCGGACATCAAGTACGTGCTTCCGTCCAACATCTCCGTCCTCGACAAGACGGCGAGCATCCTCTACGACGCGGATGGCGTGACGAAGGCCGGCAAGTGGCGCATCGAGGATGGGGTAGCCTATCTCGAGTTTGACGAGTCGTGGCTCGAGACGCACAAGGCCGGGGTGAGTACTCACTTCGATTTCTCGTTCAAGCTGGACAAGAAGCCGACGGGTGACGGTGACAAGCAGGTCGTGAACTTCCCGGGCCAGTCGAGCTCCGTGACCATCAACACCAAGGACGGCAACGTCACCGGCGACAAGTGGGCCAACGACTACGGTGCCTTCAACGCCGAGGACAACACCTACAGCTGGACGGTCAGGGTCTCGTCGGACGCCTTTGCCACGAACCTCGTGCCGCATGACAAGCTTGGCGCGAGCCTCGAGTACGTTACGGACTCGTTCGAGCTCGTGGACGCGAATGGCAACCACGTGGACGGCACGCTCGATGTCACCTATCCCGAGGACGGCAAGGCAGACATTTCGCTCGGCAGCCTGCCCAAGGGCGACTACTACGTGCGGTACAAGACCAAGCTTCGTGACGGCGTCCTCGACGGTCTCAAGGACGGAGAGGAGCTCTCCGGCGTTGACAATTCCGTCTCGTGGTCGTGGGGTGCGGACGGCAGCCATCACAACGATTGGGACGTGACCAAGGACCCGCAGAAGGTCAAGTACTCGATGGTCTCCAAGAGCGCTTCGGGCACAAACGTTGACATCCTGTGGACCGTCACGCTCAACAACGGCTCGCTCAAGGCCGACATGGACGGCTACGAGTTCTCGGACACGCTTGGCGCGGGCCAGAAGTTCAAGGCGGGCACGCAGTATGAGGTAAGAGACGCGTCTGGCAACCTGCTTGCGAGCGGTAACGTCGGCCCCGCCCGCGACACGCTGGACTTCAAGCTGCCCCAGGGCATCGGCAAGCAGCAGGTCACGGTGACCTACCACTGCGAGATGGACGACCCCTCTTCGCCTGACGCGGTGGACAACAGCACAACCGTGACGCCATCGGACGGCCACGGCCCGAGCGGCACGGGCACGGGCACCTATCAGCCCTCAGACGAGCGCACCTACGTCACCAAGGAGCTCGCTGATGCGAGCACCGTCGAGCAGGACGGCTACGCCACGTGGAGGTCCGAGGTGAAGTTCTCGGCCATGAGTTCGAGCACTGACCCGGCACAGGTGGTGCTGACCGACAAGATCGACCGCAGCCCATACACGTCAAGCGATGCCAACCGCATCTCGTTTGACCAGGTGAGGCTCGTGACTTCCGGCGGCATCGGGCTCGTCGAGGGCACGGACTACGTGTTCGGCAACGGTAACAACCCCAGCTGGAACTACCTTGTCATCCAGTTCAAGGACAGCGACACCGTTCGTGCGCTTCTCGGCCAAGGTGACGTCATCGTGACCTACCGCACCAAGTGCAGTGGCGAGAACGGCACCTACTCCAACACGGCCAACCTCAAGATCAGCGGTGCGGACAAGGGAAGCGCCAAGGCGCACTACGACATCGAGAAGGAGATTGTGCCGCCCGTCACCAAGAGGTCCGATGCCCCGCGTTGGGATGCGTCTTACGACTGGGGCGACGGCACGAAGGGCGCATGGCTTGTTGGGTGGACGGTGCGCGTCAACTGCGCGCCGAACGCCGAGATGGGTGCCAGCGACCTTGCCGGGGCCGATATCACGGTGAGCGATGAGCTCGATGGGGGACTTACCTACGTTCAGGGCACGGCGCACTACAACGCCCACGGAAACGCGGGCTACTCCGGCGCCACGTGGCAGGAGGCGGCCGCCACGCTTGACGGGCAGAACGTCTCGTTCACCATCCCCACGGGCTCGCTCGTCAACGACAGGGGCTCCTGGAGGGGCTACGTCGACCTTTGGTATCAGACGGCCACGAGAAGCGACGTCGCGGAGCCGGGCGCGAGTGTGACGCTGGGCAACACGGCAGAAGCGAGCGCCGGTGATAAGCGGCTCGAGCTGGGCAAGGCCACCACGACCATCTCCAACAAGGTGCTCGACAAGCAGGGCGAGCGCGCGGCGGACGGCTCGCACGTGAAGTACACCATCAAGGTGAACGAGCGCGCCCTCAAGCTCAGCGACGAAGGAACGCTCACGCTCATCGACAAGCTTGGCAGCGGCGAGCAGTTCGCCAACGGCAGCCTCACCGTCACGGAAGGCGGCCGCGAGCTCACGGAGGGCATCTCCTGCTCGTTCGAGAACGTGACGGAGGAGGACGGCTCGACCTC is part of the Parolsenella massiliensis genome and encodes:
- a CDS encoding N-acetylmuramoyl-L-alanine amidase, with protein sequence MSRARVLASRLAALVGVALVATIACGTPALAYTQREQIVSSGHGRISPSYLVIHDTDNPGASAWNHVCYWRDNNVPMAHYVMSTDGHTVYHTQRDDTLAWQVGYGNRYCVGIELCYATSRADFLSQWDEAAQWAADYLNSRGWGIDRMISHSEASSRWGGSDHTDPVPYFRRYGRTWAEFKADVASRMRGGGSTVSADAGLGDTSWTGPRMVAAWQSQLGTPSDGEISGQAPYNANSVQWAITVSPATRGGRGSQMVVALQRFLVRRGYGVGASGADGHMGRDTVRALQRFLNDEVGAGLDVDGWYGHATSRAVGTALQRGLFGR
- a CDS encoding PTS sugar transporter subunit IIA, which encodes MAILDSSHVILDCTATSRDEVLELAANKAVELGAGSDAATLLGGLKAREAEGSTGMMSGFAIPHCKSASVSEPCIVVLRFAEPVEWQTMDKAPVDCAIALFIPDGELGTEHLRILSKIAASLMHEDFCHAIKGAADEGAVVAAINAGLDN
- a CDS encoding 1-phosphofructokinase family hexose kinase, whose protein sequence is MIYTVTFNPAVDYVMHPLTLDMGFTNRSSSEEVRCGGNGINVSSILNELNVDTICLGIIAGFTGDYILDTLQSAGVTCNFVRLDKGFTRINVKLNGIVMTIINGMGPKIPNDKVDELFGRLDRIKAGDTLVLTGSIPKCLPDDMYQIIMTRLAGRGIRFVVDAPGSLLLQSLESEPFMIKPNNHELGKLFDVNPETPEECMPYARMLHERGAQNVVVSCGGEGSALVAADGNEYVTKCPPCHLVNATGAGDSMVAGFLASLDRGMSYQDALNFASACGSATAASKGLAKRATIDKFYSSLQGVMAEFEAEKAKAAKASEGAAK
- a CDS encoding HPr family phosphocarrier protein encodes the protein MVSEKVTLINPQGLHMRPAGTFASAMGKFASTVTVVADGKETNGKSPMALMAAGLSCGTEIEIKCDGADEADALAAAVELVKSGIGE
- the ptsP gene encoding phosphoenolpyruvate--protein phosphotransferase encodes the protein MYKGVNASEGIGIGNVMVAVEPDLSFEPHEVADAAAEKQRYADALAVFCEKTQAQADHMKETVGEAEAEIMSGHIMLAQDPGMTDSINQAIDGGTCAEQALVDTSTMFENMFLAMDDEMFRLRAADIADIRTGILAELLGKEVVDLSVLPENTIVVVHDLTPSMTATIDKPHVAGIVTETGGRTSHSAIIARALEIPAVLSVANSCSALRNGMRAIVDGTEGVVIADPEAEVLDKYTKAAETFAAEKAALESFRGQKTVTADGIEKILACNIGSPDDVANALDHDCEAIGLFRSEFLFMDSAELPSEDEQFEAYRKVASALKGAPVIIRTLDVGGDKEIPYLHMQKEDNPFMGFRAVRYCLANPDQYKVQLRALLRASAFGDVKIMIPLVTCVEEVRAVKALVEECKRELTDEGRKFNENIEVGIMVETPAASLIADKLAEVADFFSIGTNDLIGYTMCADRGNDTISNLYQVYYPSVLRSLKNIIESGSKAGIMVGMCGEAAADPLLEPLLISWGLEEFSMSAPSILRARKTISQWSKAECDALAEKVLALDTAEEVKAALEAAQK
- a CDS encoding Spy0128 family protein, with protein sequence MGPFVSWRARGVSVKIYKNKDANGNYADELDPDEAVSSSQELCSVITVDFTSGEKPTVDSPDIKYVLPSNISVLDKTASILYDADGVTKAGKWRIEDGVAYLEFDESWLETHKAGVSTHFDFSFKLDKKPTGDGDKQVVNFPGQSSSVTINTKDGNVTGDKWANDYGAFNAEDNTYSWTVRVSSDAFATNLVPHDKLGASLEYVTDSFELVDANGNHVDGTLDVTYPEDGKADISLGSLPKGDYYVRYKTKLRDGVLDGLKDGEELSGVDNSVSWSWGADGSHHNDWDVTKDPQKVKYSMVSKSASGTNVDILWTVTLNNGSLKADMDGYEFSDTLGAGQKFKAGTQYEVRDASGNLLASGNVGPARDTLDFKLPQGIGKQQVTVTYHCEMDDPSSPDAVDNSTTVTPSDGHGPSGTGTGTYQPSDERTYVTKELADASTVEQDGYATWRSEVKFSAMSSSTDPAQVVLTDKIDRSPYTSSDANRISFDQVRLVTSGGIGLVEGTDYVFGNGNNPSWNYLVIQFKDSDTVRALLGQGDVIVTYRTKCSGENGTYSNTANLKISGADKGSAKAHYDIEKEIVPPVTKRSDAPRWDASYDWGDGTKGAWLVGWTVRVNCAPNAEMGASDLAGADITVSDELDGGLTYVQGTAHYNAHGNAGYSGATWQEAAATLDGQNVSFTIPTGSLVNDRGSWRGYVDLWYQTATRSDVAEPGASVTLGNTAEASAGDKRLELGKATTTISNKVLDKQGERAADGSHVKYTIKVNERALKLSDEGTLTLIDKLGSGEQFANGSLTVTEGGRELTEGISCSFENVTEEDGSTSTVLTLKVPDEKSLVVTYEVAPQGVKDKDVLITNEATLQGYRYSGSSADEEWKVIESHAGAHGTSYGVTITKRDSSGGTVLKGARFSLYQVDLDASIAQGKVVAKLDDGCGDNPAYSSDSGVVTFGTSEHPLESSVLYYFVEDSAPAGYEVTNTDPTYVMFCGTGEQAEKDYREAFAKANSLGIKPSAGASFSVFDKKSDADVTEPSGEATLRVAKLVNAAAPADDAQFDFALTGELDAPMPKDEDGALATTLGDDIADFGSIAFGKADEGKTYTYTITETGELGAGWTKADTVTATVAVGTPSEDDPATIPVSVTYSSHTEDGKAALFNNVYEARGEATLTVAKRVNGNAPEEDQSFQFGLSAETEGAPMPKTDEGTVATTTGADAARFGDIEFSLADAGAIYEYRIHELTEAGAGRTNAPDVIATVTVGTDQGDGTLGPCTVTYHADADEAESYTGDARSDNAYEAAPATASPTVAKTVKTLDGCDYHVTDGQFSFTLSAVSAPDGVELAADQVASCADGGTASFGELTFSSAGTYVFQVSENEVDPALAPNVSDDDTTYTLTYVVEEGADRNLHVTSTAVVPSALDDEHAAGESDEGIAFVNHETPATPDTPATPSTPTTPDTPDTPSAVTPTAPHDEHHMPQTGDTLGGVRLAVVLVAAAGVAFVVLGLAGARRRMRR